Proteins from a genomic interval of Crassostrea angulata isolate pt1a10 chromosome 7, ASM2561291v2, whole genome shotgun sequence:
- the LOC128192857 gene encoding uncharacterized protein LOC128192857, producing MQLIFIIGYLVSQSSATTPITAKVTLHTSTVTWNEAHSFCQSVNQSLLTADTQERRDALLYFFHKEPWQSVKDLRFWTGLHATIPDTGSTLKWASSCQQPTMAVSGLSVSSSHRYCGYISLENTREIKFGTSDCVLSKKKFLCQELQNHCLYDVIPRAFGNIVASHHLTNGSVSECQSECERFVSNNGHRCLGFNFNDVTQTCGLMTGENLFRLDKHHRPSPVHRLFIRRCEIQANLQTSGTEARQDFSCSLRPVSRCVDVRRFCNNAHGKLETDSERCECRLQKVTQTINLTEKIEKIVENIRIPPKNTSIAIRQKISVTDSRISSCGIGIVAITIMSAIFGGIVMMDLNTVRLHLTGHLNGKYPKRLRI from the exons ATGCAACTGATTTTCATTATCGGATATCTCG TTTCACAAAGTAGTGCAACCACCCCCATCACTGCCAAAGTCACTTTACACACCTCCACCGTCACTTGGAATGAAGCCCACAGTTTCTGTCAGTCCGTCAACCAATCACTGCTGACCGCCGACACACAAGAGAGACGGGATGCATTACTCTACTTCTTCCACAAAGAGCCGTGGCAATCCGTAAA GGATCTCCGGTTTTGGACAGGTCTTCACGCTACGATTCCGGACACTGGGTCTACTCTCAAATGGGCAAGTTCATGCCAGCAGCCGACAATGGCAGTTTCGGGTTTAAGTGTTTCTTCTAGTCACCGATATTGTGGATATATCAGTTTGGAGAATACCCGTGAGATAAAGTTTGGGACATCAGACTGTGTTCTGTCAAAGAAAAAGTTTCTTTGCCAGGAGCTTCAAA ACCATTGTTTATATGACGTCATACCAAGGGCGTTTGGTAATATCGTGGCATCACACCACTTGACAAACGGTAGTGTTTCCGAATGCCAGAGCGAGTGTGAGAGATTTGTCTCAAACAATGGCCACCGATGCTTGGGTTTTAATTTCAATGACGTCACACAGACATGTGGACTGATGACGGGGGAGAACCTGTTCCGGTTGGATAAACACCATCGACCGTCGCCTGTTCACCGTTTATTTATTAGACGCTGTGAAATCCAGG CAAATCTGCAGACATCGGGAACAGAGGCCCGTCAGGATTTCTCCTGTTCCCTGCGTCCGGTCAGTCGGTGTGTTGACGTCCGACGATTTTGTAATAATGCACACGGAAAGCTGGAAACAG ATTCTGAGAGATGTGAATGCAGGCTACAGAAAGTGACACAGACGATCAATCTGACGGAGAAAATAGAAAAGATTGTAGAGAATATACGAATTCCACCCAAAAACACGTCCATTGCCATCAGACAGAAAATCTCCGTCACAGACTCACGCATTAGCTCATGTGGTATCGGAATCGTTGCCATAACAATCATGTCCGCCATCTTTGGTGGAATTGTCATGATGGATTTGAATACCGTTAGACTGCATTTGACTGGACACTTAAATGGCAAGTACCCAAAAAGGTTGCGTATTTAA